From Ananas comosus cultivar F153 linkage group 2, ASM154086v1, whole genome shotgun sequence:
ATCGCCACCGCGtgctccggcgccggcgccggggcGGGGTCCGATTGGGCCCGGATGGGGCTCTCCGCGGGGGCCGAGGTGGCGGGGAGGGTATAGGCGGGATCGGAGGGGGACTTGGGGTCGGGGACGAGGTTGCAGCGGCACACGGGGCAGGTGACGTGGGAGGCGAGCCACGCGTCGATGCAGTCCGGGTGGAACACGTGGCTGCACTtggggaggaggcggagggtcTCGTCGTCCTCGAACTCGCTCAGGCACACCGCGCACTCGAGCGCGCCCTTCCCGATCTTGTGCTCCTTCACCTCCGCGTACACCAGCGTCGGGAACGTCCCCAGCACCGCCGGGTCGAGCCCCCTCTGCCTcggccccccgccgccgccgccgcgcacgGAGTTCGCTCCGCCGGCGCCGAGGCGGTCGCCGGCGCACTGGCGCACGTAGATGGAGAAGAAgccgaggaagaagaaggcgCTGATGAGGACGACGATGACGATGGACATGGACGGGTTGAAGTTGGTTTGCCCCAAGTACCCGCTCGCGTTGGTCCCATTCGACGACGACTGCGCCTCCGCTCCCCGGGCGGTGACCAGAACCAGGAGCAAGAGCAGGAGCAGAAGGGGGGGAGTGTGTCGAGCGCTCGGCGCCATCGCCATGGGAGGAGTGGGGGTGGTTTATTATGGTTCACTTCGAAGACGAAGGAGGGAACAAATTTGTGGGGGTGGGGAGATTATAAGGAGAGGAGGGGCGCCCTTTGTTAGCGTGGGTGACAAGTTAATTAGTAGTAGTACCGTCCCTCAGGAGAAGAAGGGGCGAAGTCAAAGTGTGTCCTTTGGAAGTATCTGGCCGTTGGGGGGTTCGGTTGGGGTCCGAACCGGACGCGAAAGGTCCGGGTTCGAGCGCTGGAGTTGGCACGTGGGCGTCCCGATTCGGTCACGTCCCAACGGTGTTGCTTACTATGGCTCCataaaatctaatctaatctaatccaaagtataaataaataaataaataaataaataaataaatggcgTTGATTATAAGGTAATaacaatcattaaaaattaaccGCATTTTGGCAAGGTGCCGGTCAAGGACGACAGCTGGGAGCTTCCGGGGAGGTAAGAAACATTTTTAATAATCGAAAAAGTATACTGTTTAACTTTctgttttaaatcttttttaaatTCACGAATTGCACGATATTACGCATCAGTGTTCATCAAAtctcttatttgaaaattttacttttattaattTGAAGATCAGTTAATTCTTTGAACAAGATTCCACGAGGCAAGTAAGTGTGAAATCCTCATTTGAAATTTGGGAGGACCCAAGATTCCAAAAATAGGTAAAAAGATTGCggaatagttttaaaaataagacGTAACTAATTTATAAGTATCGCTCTCATTATGATTATGTAGAATTAGTATTCAGAGATTGTAAAAGGATATTGCGACGGAGAGGATCGAGAATCATCAAATCACTAGAGAACTTTTACCACCGGAATGATGGGTTGTATAATTTACACCAGTGAGGAAATATAGGGATAGCATGTCTTTTTGTGCCATTTATTATGGCTTTATTAGGCAATGTGATTGGATACAAATAAGGAAAGAATCACATTGAGAATAGAAAGAAGGATTTGTTAGAAAACTTGTATGAGTGTTAAAACTTTCTTTTTGCAAGTGCAGGACCATTGAGTTGCAAACTCATGTGCGAATTGTGTTGACAAAATTTGCTGGAATTGACCTACATATGATACATTTCGTCACTGGATTTTGGCATGCATCTTGGGAGCAAAGATACATGCAAATTGTGCTTTTACCATGTTCATTAGAAACCATTTTAGTTCTtggagttatatatatatatatatatatatatatatatataaaatcaaaacataacaagggcttttttataaaatgaccctccaaaattttaaaattagaaaaataatccTGTCAAACTTTTATTGGGAAAAATAACTCTCATTTCACCACGTGGGCGTCACGTCAGATTTTTATTATGAATgtagtgaatcattcaccgcctttagtacaaaatattttaaatttatcgaAATTTGTTTAAGTCCTGAAGTTAAACAGAAATAAGACGgagattcaccgtctttacatatatattatgaagacggtgaattcaccgtcttcataatatatatgttcaccgtcttcataatatatatgtgaaggcggtgaatgattcaccgcctttatagCAAAAATTCAACGTGGTCAAAGGAGGAttagttttcaaataaaattttgataggattagttagcaaatttaaaatatttggatGGTCATTTTATAAGAAAACCCCATAACAAGGCTTCTCTTATAattgatggaaaaaaaaagcaaaaaagtcaatgctagagagaaagaaagcgAAAAAGTcaatgctagagagagagagagagagagagagagagagagagagagagagagagtgcgtgaagagagagagagaggggggggggggaggcgagagagaggaggagaggggggggGAGGCGTTGTTAGTTTTCTACGTATTCTTCCATCTCAACTAGCTAGGGTGGCAATCCATCCACCTTCGCGGTTTGTGACCAGTTCGCGTTCAGCTTAAAATGTTTGAGATTGAattgctcgtttagtaaacgagcagAGCATAGTTAAAATTTCAGcttatttaataaacgagccaaacacgagctggtcAGCTCGCTCGCGTTTGCTCGATAatactcaaatatatatattttatatttatatatatataaattaataattatatatgtatataatataaatttttgttatttaatttttagctagcccagcctaaatataaagtccaacttaattataaaacgattcatttatatgtaaaattttaattattagatcaaaatataacggataagatcttataaattttttttttatatgttctttctaattcttttaaattCTTATTCATAAGACAGCTCGTAtttggctcgtgttcggctcattaataaaggagccgaacatgagccgaatttttcggttcgtttattaaatgagctgaacacgagccgaccctagctcgctcatgttcggctcgttgacacccgaAATCTCAACACCCTCCCATCAAAAACTTGGATATCTTATCAGTTTCTATAAATGCTTTGGGAATCCCCAGTTTCCCTTCCTAGTTTTAGTTTATCTAAATGTACAATAAAACCAAATATGTGTTGCAATTTCAGAAGACTACATTGGGGCTTATTTGGTTCGCTTGTTGCTGACTCCAGAATCATTGATTGATTctgataattattatttatcttataagaatcgaattttaatttttatttaaatttggaatGGAAATAAACCAATCTATTTATAGTCCAAtcggactttaaattctaaatttaatttaaaataaactatttataaGTTCTCTCTCACaaactctttcttcttttctctcctttctgTTAATCACTTTCATCTTTCTCGGTCAAAATATCTTTCCCAAAATCCGAAGTATCTTTATTGTCCATTCCGatttttattacaataataaatcaaatgcttttgaaagatttattttttattttttattttcattccatTCAGTATTAAATATGTCCTGACAATAGCAAATAAAAGTTCTGATATCAACTGAATCTGCAACTGCATATTTTGGTACTTCTAACTGCATTAGTTTGACGGTACATGTGTGCCTAATTATGTGTTGTTGGACACGTTAATAAGTGATGCATTGTACAACATCTAGTAACTACCGTAGATATGAGTTTTACAGGAATATATACGAATGGTTTTTAATGTGTTTCACTTCCCTCATAAGGACGAACCTTAATGAGGAAGGTGAGGTGTTAATTTGGTAGGTATTTTTGAACAGTTTCCATCGTTAAATTGGTTGatatttctcaaagaaaaaTGTTATGCCCTTCGAATTGCACGCGTAGaattaaaaactattttatttatctaaaataatgtGGGATCCACATTTGCATGAAcgttgcaatttttttaaattttaaaaaatggtcATTGTTTACAAAGCAAATATGATATTcctagtatattttattataataacaattaggacatatatatactatggtCTTATTTTGGGTCCTCCAATTCCTTTCCCTAGTATTCTCCTTACATTTTTTGAGATATCCTAATAATACATTGACCAAGTTTAGATGAGATcagcaaaataaaatagatgAGAAAATTTTGTGGTCCAAGTCGGCTGCTCTCCAAACTAACTTCATCATAGagaattaaaaatgaaattttgaacCAGTACGTACTGTAGGTGTTGATaacaccttaattaattaaaatatcatcttCAGAATCATAACTTTTAATAATCTTTTAGTAGTGTAATAAGCAATAGCTATTTTaacatcattattttttttgcagttacgtgatatatatatatatagctaataatagatttttttagtACTAACCgttcttagagcaagtggcaaagggtttggtgattggtacccaagacctaagttcgaatcctagttgaagggggtagcgtgctacctatctctcaaaaaaaaaaaaattttttttagttactttaaaataataagaaaaaggagaaatttaAAACCCTCATTAGTGGTGCCAATACAGAACAGGCTCATGAAATTATATAAACAGAATCTCTCTTTTCCAAAAGGAAGGTCTTAGTTACTCTGCATAAAAAGTCATTATTTAAAAATGCCCGAGTGATTTAGGAATCAAACTTTTCTCTCCCAGAGTCCCAGTTGATTTAGAGCTTAATCAATCATATGTATATGTGCAGGCCTAAATAAAGCTGAAATAGCCGTCCAATTTGCCCAACAACACCAGCGTATTAATAAGAGAATTTGTCCTCTCACTCACAACTAGTGAAAAGAACAAGAATTAAGCCTTATCCTACATcttaaagtgtttttttttcaaaaaaaaaaaaatttgttcccTCTTTGAAAATTGACTCCTATTTCTCCGAAAACAGCTAGCACTTGATTCTCTCACCAGAACTAGAGTTCCTGGGCGGCGCTTTCTCATTTCAGCTGCACTCTGTCGACTGGAAATTTAATGCAAATCGCTTTCGAAGATACAGCGGAAATTATTATCTGTCGCGAGCTTCTTAATTTTGTTCTTAGCTTGCAAGAAACGCATGTTTTTGAAAGTGATTTTGCTCTTGATTGCTTTGGAGTGGAGCTTTTCGTTTTGTTAACTTCTCTAATAAGAGGCGAAAAGTTTGGCTTTTGGGCTCAGCAGGATATGGACATGAACGCAGCCGGGGTCCACTTCTGTACGTAGATGAGTTATTAGTTTGTGGATAGTAATTTTTCTGATTATTTTATCGAAGAATCTTTCATTTCATATTCGCTGCTTTAAATTTTCCACTCTGATATTATACATAAATAAGCCATCCTTTTCCTAGAATGTTTCATGTACCTCTATAAAATTTCTCCGTCGTGCGTGGTTCTGCTGCAGCAAAAGCAAGCACAGGTGCGTTTTTGTTCCTGTAACAAATTGCTGTTCATATCGACCGTTCCtaacgcaagtgacaaaaggcttggtggttggtacccgaagtttcaagttcgaattctaattgattcacattttcagctaagtttatttctaaataaaataaacggaacggatagcatactatctatatctcaaaatataaataaataaataaattgatgtCACAATAACCAGTTCTGTGTTAAAGCTTTTCCACGTGCACTCTGATTAATTCAGTATTGTGTTGGTTGACCAAATAGATCCATAATTTAGTACTAATTCCTATGTTCCTTGATTGTAACTACAACTTATATTAAAGGGCTGGTTCGAAAATCCTCAGTGTGTTTTGTGTGGCAGCAAAGTTGAGACTATAAATTATGTACTCATGGGATGAATATTCAGCAAATTTCTGATGTTCAGCTTACTTGACGGTAGACATATCTTGTGATCCATGGTAGAAGACAAGGGTGTCTCGGAGTTTTCATCTGAGAACCGCTTACCAAGAGCATTAGCGAAAGATCAGACTAAGGTCGTAGTCTGTCGATAGATATAGTGGTAGAAAAATAAcatgatttttagaaatcaatCTTCAGATTCTCTAATCATGATTAATCGAGCTCGAAACTTGAAAAGGAAGTGGACTGAGTTCTGTAGCTCTAAGAAAACTCCTATTAGtttcactttattttattttattttatttgctttctttattttattttatttttctaattttttttatcatttatatttatttttattttctttggtaAGATGGTAAAAAATTGTGTAATTTGTGCACAAAACAAGGTGGACGGGACTCCGTACTCGGGGCTCTTACAACCGCTCCCCGTTCCGCTACAGATCTGGGAGAATGTGAGTATGGACTTCATAGAAGTGTTGCCGAAATCAGGTGGGAAGGATACAATAATGATAGTGGTGGATCGACTAACGAAGTATGCACATTTCATATCAATGAAACATCTGTTTACAGCTAAAGATGTAGCCGAGGCGTTTCTGAACACAATCTATAAATTGCATGGCTGCCTGAAGAGGATTGTTTCCGATAGGGACAAGATATTTACTAGTCAATTTTGGACGGAATTGTTTAAGTCGTTGGGAACCAAATTACACATGAGCTCTGCGTATCACCCACAAACTGACGGGCAAACTGAAAGGGTTAACAGGTGCCTAGAAACATATCTAAGATGCTTCTGTTTTCAACATCCCAAGCAATGGAATTCGTGGATGGCCCTAGCCGAATGGTGGTACAACACCAATTTCCATTCTTCACTGGGTATGACACCATACGAAGCACTGTACGGGTTACCGCCTCCAAATTATCTGGTGGCCGCTGTGGATACAGCCACCTCTCACGAAGTAAAAGAGTGGACGATGCAAAGAGAAAGGTTGACTAAGGAGTTGCGGGATCGTCTCCAAGTGGCCCAAAACAGAATGAAGCAGCAAGAGGACAAGCATAGGAAGGAAAGGGAGTACACAGTTGGAGATTGGGTATACCTCTTGTCGGAtcattggcgctaaccattaatcccaaaagttcgagctgttagaaatacgcaaccaattcacttaaagcgtacagaaacagcgcccacgggtctcgattgtgactcggcccacctggcctctcgccacttcgaacatgacttggcccaatccagcctcacgccatttcgaacataactcggcccacatggcctcccgccacagggcaggatgctggcccatttaagccaacaagaTGGCGTATAATTTTTGTGAGATCGAGCTGCCTCAACTCttatagctaaatttatttactatatcaATGAAGTtggggtagcgtgctactttttttcaaaaaaaaaaaagaaaaaacctataacttatatataattacgtttctttacacatttttttttttctaatagtaAAATCTATTGTAAAGATTATTCTAAAAATAGCTATCGTACGATCAAAGTTGTTTAGATTTTCATGaataaataacaatattttgaaatagttttctCGTGAGTGGtatgattaattaatatactCTCTCTCGTTCAAAGTATTTGGCACTAATACTTCTACGTCAGTAGGGTTAAAATAGACATGGATGGATTACGAGTTCTcctaatttctatatatataatatacagtGAGAGGTCCGTTGAGTGGACCGTGacaaatttattcaaaataattgTTGTGTATATTAACGTTTATATATGCGCAAATTTGATGCATTGCATGTAAACTTGTTCGAgagtaaattaattatatgtGGGCTTCACTTATTCAGCAATAATATATAGTGCTATACCAATCACAACACATCTTGAAACTAACAACTCCCACGTCATGTTATTTTCTCTAGATGGTATAGGATAGGTTAGAAAGAATAGAAGTTTCTATAGTTATTCCTCTTATATTCTATCTTCGGATAAACGATCAGATCAATGCTCAGAAATGATGCACAT
This genomic window contains:
- the LOC109725218 gene encoding E3 ubiquitin-protein ligase ATL6-like, translating into MAMAPSARHTPPLLLLLLLLVLVTARGAEAQSSSNGTNASGYLGQTNFNPSMSIVIVVLISAFFFLGFFSIYVRQCAGDRLGAGGANSVRGGGGGGPRQRGLDPAVLGTFPTLVYAEVKEHKIGKGALECAVCLSEFEDDETLRLLPKCSHVFHPDCIDAWLASHVTCPVCRCNLVPDPKSPSDPAYTLPATSAPAESPIRAQSDPAPAPAPEHAVAIDVDKLESEEVRRRRDELEDLERIGSVRRAARSRSSRRPARLPRSHSTGHSLAAVRTGDDLDRFTLRLPERVRREIIAAGKLKRSTSLVAFPTAGEGSSRPGYGYGYVYRGGAAGEGSSRGGRSVRLGRSDRWPSFLARTLSAKLPAWARRGDGGEGSLKRGDADASGSTNRGKLAAVKAPFDCLGAAAAPDTAESTAPLRV